One segment of Solanum lycopersicum chromosome 1, SLM_r2.1 DNA contains the following:
- the LOC101248809 gene encoding dehydrogenase FPY6, which translates to MAQLPQIAILGAGIFVKTQYIPRLAEISNLFILRAIWSRTEESVRSAVEIAQKHFPNVECKWGDAGLEEIIKDSSITGVAVVLAGQTMVDMSLRLLKAGKHVLQEKPAAPTVDEAEKALTHYNSLSTTLTQQPIWAVAENYRFEPAFIEGKRLISEIGEMMNIQVIVEGAMNSSNPYFASSWRRQFVGGFILDMGVHFVAGLRMLIGCEIASLSSMNSHVDKTLPPPDNISSMFQLENGCSGVFVMVVSSKSPKVIWRVVGLNGVLQVDRGNKDGKHGYSVSLHMADGQSKSFFYPFSGVTDELKTFLSDVSTANLKKDHSSHIDPRLSFAEGARDVAVLDAMLESGKRQGALVQVKKF; encoded by the exons ATGGCTCAGCTTCCTCAAATAGCCATTCTTGGAGCTGGCATTTTTGTTAAAACTCAATATATTCCTAGATTAGCTGAGATTTCTAATCTTTTTATTCTCAGAGCTATTTGGAGTCGAACTGAG GAATCTGTCAGAAGTGCTGTTGAAATAGCACAGAAGCATTTCCCGAATGTGGAATGTAAGTGGGGAGATGCTGGACTCGAGGAGATCATTAAGGATAGTTCCATTACTGGTGTTGCTGTGGTTCTTGCTGGACAAACCATG GTGGATATGTCACTGAGGTTGCTTAAGGCAGGAAAGCATGTCCTTCAAG AGAAACCAGCTGCCCCAA CTGTGGACGAGGCTGAAAAAGCATTGACTCACTATAATTCTCTTAGCACCACATTGACTCAGCAACCAATATGGGCCGTTGCAGAAAATTATCGCTTTGAACCTGCCTTCATTGAG GGCAAGAGGTTAATTTCTGAAATCGGAGAAATGATGAATATCCAAGTAATTGTTGAAGGAGCAATGAACAGCTCAAACCCTTACTTCGCTAGCTCCTGGAGACGCCAGTTTGTT GGTGGTTTCATTCTAGACATGGGCGTACATTTTGTAGCCGGACTTAGGATG CTTATTGGATGTGAGATTGCATCATTGTCATCCATGAATTCTCATGTAGATAAGACTTTGCCTCCTCCGGATAACATCTCGTCAATGTT TCAACTGGAAAATGGGTGTTCAGGAGTTTTTGTGATGGTGGTATCTTCGAAGTCACCAAAG GTAATCTGGCGAGTTGTGGGTTTAAACGGAGTGCTGCAAGTTGACCGTGGTAACAAGGATGGAAAGCATGGCTACTCG GTTTCCCTACATATGGCTGATGGTCAAAGCAAGAGCTTCTTTTATCCGTTTAGCGGGGTCACTGATGAACTGAAAACATTTCTATCAGATGTATCGACGGCCAACCTGAAG AAGGACCATAGTTCACACATCGATCCTCGTCTCTCATTTGCTGAAGGTGCTCGTGATGTTGCTGTCTTGGACGCGATGCTCGAATCAGGAAAGAGACAAGGAGCTCTGGTTCAAGTAAAAAAGTTCTAA
- the LOC112940917 gene encoding uncharacterized protein produces MKQGDRVLLVYVPGLDFIDAFFGCFRAGVLPVPVLPSDPMQRGGQALLKIENIAKSCNAVAILSTAGYHAAVRAGSVKNLISLNRKNGTSSGRWPNLLWIHTDSWVKNAKEMHSNSNDKFEPQPDNVCFLQFTSGSTGDAKGVMITHGGLIHNVKLMRKVYKSTSNTVLISWLPQYHDMGLIGGLFTALVSGGSAVLFSPMTFIRNPLMWLETMSKYKATHSAGPNFAFELVVRRLEANKEKQWKYDLSSLKFLMVAAEPVRQKTLKNFIELTRPFGLSQRVMAPGYGLAENCVFVSCGYGEGKPILVDWQGRVGCGYANQNEADVDIKIVDPESGEEHDESGREGEIWISSPSAGIGYWGREELTEKTFKNKLGSHSEKVYTRTGDLGRIIDGNLFITGRIKDLIIVAGRNIYPSDIEKTVESSSEILRPGCCAVIGVPEETLYSKGVPVPDHSDQVGLVVIAEVRDGKPVSKDVAEEIKARVAEEHGVTLASVKLIKPKTISKTTSGKIKRFECLKQFIDGTLDVVPDQISSKRKLLRSFTTGSCREGNTPRSHLNTTSPSPTPGLNKKEIVEFLKGLVSEQTGISISKITTTESLVSYGIDSIGVVRSAQKLSDFLGVQVGAIDIFTATCIEDLASFTEDLVIKSRPHDATNPSYLPDYSEDDSCNLVAEEVSPSHRFGIILLQLLALVYAIFMLVLPAYSSISVFKNLILTNPTLVISFPWVGYAISLIFAPFAWILCISTTCICIGTLGNLVLQPNYSLTPEVSIWSFDFVKWWALYKAQEISSKVMAVHLRGTVFLKYWFQVFGARIGPSVVLDTIDISDPALVSIGDGAVIAEGALIQGHEVKNGILSFHPVRIGKNCSVGPYAVLQKGSVLAEGTEVASLQKTSSSKSNSRKKVRTLISDVKFITTSCELSLNRTTCISIVFSGR; encoded by the coding sequence ATGAAGCAAGGTGACAGAGTTCTCCTAGTTTACGTCCCGGGACTTGACTTTATTGATGCTTTCTTTGGGTGCTTCAGAGCTGGAGTATTGCCTGTCCCGGTACTTCCATCAGATCCAATGCAAAGAGGAGGACAAGCACTACTCAAGATTGAAAACATTGCTAAATCGTGCAACGCAGTGGCCATTTTGTCTACTGCAGGTTATCATGCAGCTGTTCGAGCAGGTTCTGTGAAGAATTTGATATCACTGAACCGTAAAAATGGAACAAGCTCCGGTCGCTGGCCTAATCTTCTATGGATACACACAGACTCTTGGGTTAAGAATGCCAAAGAAATGCATTCTAATAGCAATGACAAGTTTGAGCCTCAACCGGACAATGTATGCTTTCTACAATTCACATCAGGGTCAACAGGAGATGCTAAAGGAGTTATGATAACTCATGGTGGCTTAATCCATAACGTGAAGTTAATGCGGAAAGTATACAAAAGCACATCAAACACAGTATTAATAAGCTGGCTTCCTCAGTACCATGATATGGGACTTATTGGTGGCCTTTTCACAGCTTTAGTAAGTGGAGGATCAGCAGTTTTGTTTTCTCCGATGACATTCATCAGGAACCCTCTCATGTGGCTCGAGACGATGAGCAAGTACAAAGCAACTCATAGTGCTGGACCAAACTTTGCGTTTGAGCTCGTTGTCCGTAGGTTGGAGGCTAACAAAGAGAAGCAATGGAAGTATGATCTTTCATCACTCAAATTTCTAATGGTTGCTGCTGAACCAGTAAGGCAGAAAACTCTCAAGAATTTTATTGAGCTCACGAGACCTTTCGGTCTTTCCCAAAGAGTGATGGCTCCTGGCTATGGATTGGCAGAAAACTGTGTGTTTGTAAGCTGTGGTTATGGGGAGGGAAAACCAATCTTGGTGGATTGGCAAGGAAGAGTAGGTTGCGGCTACGCGAATCAAAATGAGGCGGATGTTGATATCAAAATAGTTGATCCGGAAAGTGGCGAGGAGCATGATGAATCCGGAAGGGAAGGAGAAATATGGATCAGCAGTCCTAGTGCAGGCATTGGATACTGGGGCAGGGAGGAATTGACTGAGAAAACTTTCAAAAACAAACTCGGTTCGCATTCTGAAAAGGTATACACAAGAACTGGAGACCTTGGAAGGATAATTGATGGGAATCTGTTTATAACTGGAAGAATCAAGGACCTCATTATAGTTGCTGGAAGAAATATTTACCCGTCAGACATAGAAAAGACTGTCGAAAGCTCATCCGAAATCCTCCGCCCGGGTTGTTGTGCTGTTATTGGAGTTCCAGAAGAGACCTTATACAGCAAAGGAGTACCAGTACCTGATCACTCTGACCAGGTTGGCTTAGTTGTCATTGCAGAAGTAAGAGATGGTAAACCTGTTAGCAAAGACGTCGCCGAGGAAATTAAGGCAAGAGTTGCTGAAGAACATGGTGTTACTTTGGCTTCTGTTAAGCTGATCAAGCCAAAAACTATCAGCAAAACAACATCTGGAAAGATAAAGAGATTTGAGTGCTTGAAACAATTCATTGATGGAACACTGGATGTGGTTCCAGATCAAATCTCGTCAAAGCGAAAGCTTCTTAGATCTTTTACCACAGGTTCTTGCAGGGAGGGAAATACACCAAGGTCACATTTGAACACAACATCCCCTTCACCAACTCCAGGactaaataaaaaggaaattgtcGAGTTCCTGAAGGGACTCGTATCGGAGCAGACAGGAATCTCTATCAGCAAGATTACTACTACTGAAAGTTTAGTATCTTATGGTATTGATTCTATTGGTGTAGTCAGGTCAGCTCAAAAACTTTCAGATTTTCTTGGAGTTCAAGTTGGTGCAATCGATATCTTCACAGCAACTTGCATTGAGGACTTGGCAAGCTTCACAGAGGATTTGGTTATAAAATCTCGACCTCATGATGCAACAAATCCTTCTTATCTTCCAGACTACTCAGAGGATGATTCCTGTAATTTGGTGGCTGAAGAAGTTTCCCCATCCCATCGATTCGGTATCATTTTATTGCAACTTCTTGCTCTTGTCTATGCCATTTTCATGCTGGTTCTTCCTGCATACTCATCCATATCTGTCTTTAAGAACCTGATTTTGACAAATCCAACTCTAGTGATTTCATTTCCTTGGGTTGGTTATGCAATTTCCTTGATCTTTGCACCATTTGCTTGGATTTTATGCATATCTACCACCTGCATATGCATCGGTACTCTTGGAAATTTGGTCCTTCAACCAAATTATTCCCTGACCCCAGAGGTGTCCATCTGGTCATTCGATTTTGTTAAGTGGTGGGCTCTATATAAGGCACAAGAAATTTCGTCTAAAGTTATGGCAGTGCATTTGAGAGGAACAGTTTTTCTGAAATACTGGTTTCAAGTATTTGGAGCAAGGATAGGACCATCGGTTGTACTGGATACCATCGATATCAGTGATCCAGCACTTGTTTCGATAGGAGATGGAGCTGTTATTGCAGAAGGAGCTTTAATTCAAGGCCATGAAGTGAAGAATGGAATCCTGAGTTTCCATCCAGTTAGAATTGGCAAAAACTGTTCAGTTGGTCCTTATGCTGTACTCCAGAAAGGAAGCGTTTTGGCAGAAGGAACTGAGGTAGCATCATTACAGAAGACGTCATCATCAAAGTCAAACAGCCGTAAGAAGGTGAGGACTTTGATTTCAGATGTTAAATTTATTACAACATCCTGTGAACTTTCTTTGAATAGAACGACATGCATTTCTATTGTATTTTCAGGTCGTTGA
- the LOC112940918 gene encoding uncharacterized protein, protein MYHLMGIYIVGFISALSGAILYFLYILLAQKSPSLHHFSLICLSGAFHWLPFTIIAYMAIISSITSSPIIFAISVATVYLAHGLTLSILTIFVNNFLLRNTDNSLRIWLKHRINIACHLRFAKLLSGTEAFCMYLRLLGAKVGNHCSIRAINAVCDPKLISLGEGVHLGDFSRIVTGFYSSSGYTSGIVEVQDNSVVGSQSVVLPRSLIQENVILGALSVAPIDSVLQSGGVYVGSQSPVMIKNTRHAMDERIEDMDPKYKKIVGNLAANLAATTLKVKTRYFHRIGVSGKGMLKIYDNIKGFPDHTIFVSSKQYPVIVRHSNSLSADDDARLDARGAALRILSDHANSDDEKPLLDLTLKTGEAFYARTISDFATWLVCGLAAREEHVKRVPHVRDAVWTSLRDSNSYTEMHYYSNICRLFRFTDGQEMYVKFKLRPGDENIGKDSGKVEPIGILPPETGAIPRKDNDTRPLLFLVDDFKKRVSSQGGVRYIFQLQFRSVPKDEATQDIALDCTRPWDEAEFPYVDVGEIVVDQNLTKKQSEQLEFNPFLRCHEIDVVKATSASQSASIDHGRSLIYEICQHLRNGEPLPEAWKNFIEQSDVKVDLSGCPIALQVKQESTHHQEVALSRTWYQTSWSTFAQPILQTFLPYFLLSYSIHSPLNWLICSTTSHQLYWFFPFFWISSGVIAAFTCVLAKLVFTTRKKDGGKSLIWSKGLLMETLWQAFRTLVSDYFMEMTTGSFLFVIWMKLMGSQVELSHDQGVYVDSNGVLLNPEMIEIEGGGCIGKEALLFGHIYEGEGEVKFGKVRIGEGSFVGSRAVAMPGVVVESGCCLNALSLAMKEEIVKSR, encoded by the coding sequence ATGTATCACTTGATGGGAATCTACATTGTCGGATTCATAAGCGCCCTCTCAGGAGCTATCCTTTATTTCTTGTACATACTGTTAGCTCAAAAATCTCCATCTCTTCATCACTTCTCCTTAATATGTCTCTCTGGAGCATTCCACTGGCTTCCGTTCACTATCATCGCTTACATGGCGATTATTTCTAGTATCACTTCAAGCCCGATAATCTTCGCTATCTCAGTTGCAACTGTCTACCTGGCTCATGGCTTGACTTTGAGCATCCTTACCATATTTGTAAACAATTTTCTCTTACGAAACACCGATAATTCACTGAGAATATGGTTGAAACATAGAATTAACATTGCCTGTCATCTCAGATTTGCTAAACTCCTTTCTGGAACTGAAGCTTTCTGCATGTACTTGAGGCTCTTAGGAGCAAAAGTTGGAAACCATTGTTCTATCCGAGCCATCAACGCGGTTTGTGATCCAAAATTGATATCACTAGGTGAAGGTGTCCATCTAGGTGACTTCAGCAGGATTGTAACCGGCTTCTATTCCTCGAGTGGCTACACGAGTGGAATAGTTGAGGTACAAGATAATTCAGTTGTTGGGAGCCAAAGTGTTGTCCTTCCAAGATCACTTATCCAAGAAAATGTTATTCTTGGTGCACTTTCAGTTGCTCCGATTGATTCTGTTCTTCAAAGTGGTGGCGTTTACGTTGGATCTCAATCCCCCGTCATGATAAAGAACACACGACATGCCATGGATGAAAGGATAGAAGATATGGATCCAAAATACAAGAAGATAGTTGGCAATCTAGCTGCAAATTTGGCTGCAACTACTCTCAAGGTCAAAACAAGATACTTCCATAGAATTGGTGTTAGTGGAAAGGGAATGCTCAAAATATATGACAACATCAAAGGATTTCCAGACCATACAATCTTTGTATCCAGCAAACAATATCCTGTCATAGTCCGGCATAGCAACAGCTTAAGTGCCGATGATGATGCAAGGCTCGATGCTCGTGGTGCTGCATTGAGAATACTCTCTGATCATGCAAATTCTGATGATGAAAAGCCACTTCTAGATTTGACATTGAAGACAGGGGAAGCATTCTATGCTCGGACTATCTCTGACTTCGCGACATGGCTTGTTTGTGGCTTAGCAGCAAGGGAGGAGCATGTGAAACGCGTACCACATGTTCGCGATGCAGTATGGACATCACTACGTGATTCAAACTCATATACAGAGATGCACTATTACTCAAATATATGCAGGCTTTTCAGGTTTACAGATGGACAGGAAATGTATGTGAAGTTCAAATTGAGGCCTGGTGATGAAAACATTGGAAAGGATTCTGGTAAAGTTGAGCCTATTGGAATACTTCCTCCAGAAACAGGTGCAATTCCTAGGAAAGATAACGACACACGCCCGTTACTTTTCCTTGTTGatgatttcaagaaaagggTAAGTTCACAAGGCGGTGTTCGCTACATTTTCCAACTACAATTCAGGTCTGTGCCTAAGGATGAAGCAACACAAGACATTGCACTTGACTGCACTAGGCCATGGGATGAAGCTGAATTCCCATATGTTGATGTTGGAGAAATCGTTGTTGATCAGAACCTCACCAAAAAACAATCAGAGCAGCTGGAATTCAACCCCTTTCTTCGATGCCACGAGATTGATGTTGTGAAGGCAACATCAGCCTCTCAAAGTGCTTCCATCGATCACGGTCGTTCATTGATATATGAAATTTGCCAACATTTGAGAAATGGTGAACCACTTCCAGAAGCCTGGAAGAACTTCATAGAACAATCAGATGTGAAAGTTGATCTCTCAGGCTGTCCAATTGCACTACAAGTGAAACAAGAAAGTACTCATCATCAAGAAGTAGCTCTATCAAGAACATGGTATCAAACTTCTTGGTCCACTTTTGCTCAGCCAATACTCCAAACATTCTTACCATACTTCCTTTTGTCATATTCAATACATAGTCCTCTAAACTGGCTCATATGTTCAACAACAAGCCATCAACTATACTGGTTTTTCCCATTCTTTTGGATATCCTCAGGGGTGATAGCAGCATTCACTTGTGTGTTAGCAAAACTAGTTTTCACAACAAGAAAGAAAGATGGAGGAAAATCACTCATATGGAGCAAAGGACTACTAATGGAAACATTATGGCAAGCATTTAGAACACTTGTTAGTGACTATTTCATGGAAATGACAACAGGATCATTCTTGTTTGTCATTTGGATGAAACTTATGGGATCACAAGTTGAATTAAGTCATGATCAAGGGGTTTATGTAGATAGCAATGGAGTTCTGTTGAATCCTGAGATGATAGAGATTGAAGGAGGTGGATGTATAGGCAAAGAAGCATTGTTATTTGGACATATATATGAAGGTGAAGGGGAAGTGAAATTTGGTAAAGTTAGAATAGGTGAAGGAAGTTTTGTGGGGAGTAGAGCTGTGGCAATGCCTGGTGTAGTAGTAGAAAGTGGTTGTTGTTTAAATGCTCTTTCACTTGCAATGAAAGAAGAAATTGTTAAGTCAAGGTGA
- the LOC101249950 gene encoding ETHYLENE INSENSITIVE 3-like 3 protein — protein sequence MAVMDEIGIDVSSDIEIDDIKCDIAEKDVSDEEIEPKELERRMWKDRVKLKRLKEKQKLAARLAAEKQDNKQVTDQATRKKMSRAQDGILKYMLKLMEVCNARGFVYGIIPDKGKPVSGSSDNIRAWWKEKVKFDKNGLAAIAKYEAECLARGDGVGSQNGNPQSVLEDLQDATLGSLLSSLMQHCDPPQRKYPLEKGISPPWWPTGDEGWWAKMGLPKGQKPPYRKPHDLKKMWKVGVLTAVIKHMSPDIAKIRRLIRKSKSLQDKMTAKESSIWLAVLSREEATLQQAGSENGSSSVEEPVRNRGEKKKPLVSSDSDYDVDITDDGIGSVSYRDERRNHVHPLKAIPQSHQSTEKGDGHHRRRKRARSNPTEKQIQPSQLHGDEHSNTLPDINSSKMLLAGRITSNSLQGNDKSETTNSVENDLEIQSELPLQDSNLSLVPSAHVVRKEDTYIGAGPSFYPMSQNSAVVPYESEMHLENQRSIVQHQFQDTQFHGLQKISGINDGPQISLSHYGPPNNGLQYGPPSSIAHTELQVSEFAQGSQFSNFSQPPVYHSYSSPEFGATHAEPQSHLAHNELHVTPRHSGVGPSLHGSGNDISKVNHHDGKDMFQNNHDRHIDMPFASPLGSPFDLGLDTESHFDNSDYDLDFDKELMSFFAS from the exons ATGGCTGTGATGGATGAGATTGGAATTGATGTCAG CTCGGACATTGAAATTGATGACATAAAGTGTGATATAGCCGAAAAGGATGTCAGCGATGAAGAAATTGAGCCAAAAGAATTGGAGAGACGGATGTGGAAGGACCGTGTCAAGCTCAAGCGGCTCAAGGAAAAACAGAAGCTTGCAGCCCGGCTAGCTGCAGAGAAGCAGGACAATAAACAAGTTACTGATCAGGCTACGCGGAAAAAGATGTCAAGAGCTCAAGATGGGATTTTGAAGTACATGTTGAAGCTCATGGAGGTCTGCAATGCTCGAGGATTTGTTTATGGAATCATTCCTGATAAGGGTAAGCCTGTGAGCGGTTCGTCAGATAACATAAGAGCTTGGTGGAAGGAGAAGGTGAAGTTTGATAAGAATGGTCTTGCTGCAATAGCCAAGTACGAAGCGGAATGTCTAGCAAGAGGAGACGGTGTAGGCAGCCAAAATGGGAACCCGCAAAGTGTCTTGGAAGACTTGCAAGATGCTACCTTGGGGTCCCTTTTGTCTTCTTTAATGCAACACTGTGATCCGCCTCAACGGAAATACCCGCTGGAGAAAGGTATCTCGCCACCATGGTGGCCAACTGGGGATGAGGGATGGTGGGCTAAAATGGGACTACCTAAGGGTCAGAAACCGCCATACAGAAAGCCtcatgatttgaagaagatgTGGAAAGTTGGTGTTCTAACTGCTGTCATAAAGCACATGTCACCTGATATTGCAAAGATCAGGAGATTAATCCGCAAATCGAAGAGTCTGCAGGACAAGATGACTGCTAAGGAGAGCTCAATTTGGCTGGCTGTTTTAAGCAGAGAGGAAGCAACCCTCCAACAAGCAGGCAGTGAGAATGGATCATCTAGCGTAGAGGAACCAGTTAGAAACCGTGGTGAAAAGAAGAAACCTTTAGTTAGCAGTGACAGCGACTATGATGTTGATATCACTGATGATGGTATTGGCTCTGTATCGTATAGGGACGAGAGGAGGAATCATGTTCATCCTCTAAAGGCCATTCCTCAATCTCACCAAAGTACGGAGAAAGGAGATGGACATCATCGAAGGAGAAAACGAGCTAGGTCAAACCCTACTGAGAAACAGATTCAACCATCTCAGCTACATGGTGACGAGCATAGTAACACATTACCTGATATAAACAGTTCAAAAATGCTATTGGCTGGACGTATAACGAGTAACAGCCTACAGGGAAATGACAAGAGTGAAACAACAAATTCTGTAGAGAACGACTTAGAGATTCAATCAGAGTTACCATTACAAGACTCAAACCTATCATTGGTTCCATCAGCTCATGTAGTCCGTAAAGAGGATACATATATAGGTGCTGGGCCATCATTTTATCCGATGTCTCAAAATTCTGCTGTTGTCCCTTATGAATCAGAGATGCATCTTGAAAATCAACGCTCTATAGTTCAGCATCAATTTCAAGACACTCAGTTCCATGGTCTCCAGAAGATTTCTGGTATAAATGATGGACCACAAATTTCCTTATCGCATTATGGACCTCCAAACAACGGGTTGCAATATGGACCTCCCAGTTCCATCGCACACACTGAACTGCAAGTTTCTGAATTTGCTCAAGGGTCTCAATTTTCTAACTTCAGTCAACCACCTGTGTATCACTCTTATTCATCACCTGAATTTGGGGCGACACATGCTGAACCACAGTCCCACTTGGCTCACAATGAACTTCATGTTACGCCAAGGCATTCTGGTGTTGGTCCATCGCTTCACGGAAGTGGAAATGATATCTCTAAAGTCAATCATCATGATGGAAAAGACATGTTTCAGAATAATCACGACAGACATATTGATATGCCTTTTGCATCTCCACTCGGCAGTCCATTTGACTTGGGGCTTGATACTGAAAGTCATTTTGATAATTCGGATTATGATTTAGATTTTGACAAAGAACTAATGTCATTCTTCGCCTCATAG
- the LOC101264753 gene encoding CO(2)-response secreted protease-like yields MKKVSLVLWFCLLLVSSFLGESKEEGHGVYIVYMGAKGSSNDHIQLMSSLTTRRKNAVVHSYKHSFSGFAARLSDDEAQSIAQHPGVVSVFPDPVFQLHTTRSWDFLRDQYNLLHNFPDSSHSNSTSKGADTIIGIFDTGIWPESESFNDKGIGPVPSRWKGTCTRGYDFKSSSCNRKLIGARFYDEPGESKTPFVGTPRDHDGHGTHVAAIAAGSSVAGASYYGIAGGTARGGSPGSRIAVYRTCTPYSGCSGSKIMKAFDDAIADGVDIINLSFGQPAGAEFEFSKNPIAIGAFHAIQKGIFVVASGGNDGPSPESVVNVAPWIFTVAATTIDRNIETHIPLGGNILIKGGGISFSDLKKSPVYPLADSVSVKIDSEFVYDGEASDCEPDKLDEHKVKGKIIICDHLDDYYSLEERLDEVKKKGGIGFILSLPDDELITAPKMGSFPGAVVTQGDGTKIRSYINSTMNPVATILPTVGVDNFKPAPVVAFFSSRGPNYNTRNLLKPDIAAPGTAILAAWTASNDTDVTRFGQQPPLFNIESGTSMSCAHVSAIVATLKSQNPSWSPSAIRSAIMTTAFQQSNTKSPIDLNGNAEFLATPYDFGAGVATLSGPLQPGLVYETEITDYLQFLCSQGYNTSTIKLILKKLPDNFSCHANSSDELMSNMNYPSIAVSLSKVRKTKKVIRTLTRIGDEESEYTATITTPDVLRVEVSPKKLKFTSDKKKLSYQVTFKAMSREKEFFGSITWSNGKYKVRSPFVASFW; encoded by the exons atgaaaaaggttTCTTTAGTTTTGTGGTTTTGTTTATTATTAGTCTCATCTTTTCTAGGAGAATCCAAAGAAGAAGGCCATGGAGTATACATTGTTTACATGGGTGCAAAGGGTTCATCTAATGATCACATTCAACTTATGAGCTCCTTGACAACAAG GAGAAAGAATGCAGTGGTACACAGCTACAAACACAGTTTCTCAGGATTCGCAGCACGTTTATCAGACGATGAAGCTCAGTCGATAGCTCAACATCCCGGAGTAGTATCTGTTTTTCCAGATCCAGTATTTCAACTCCACACGACGCGATCATGGGATTTTCTGAGAGATCAATACAATCTTTTACACAACTTCCCGGACAGTTCTCATTCAAATTCAACCTCGAAAGGAGCAGATACCATAATTGGAATTTTCGACACTG GAATATGGCCTGAATCAGAGAGTTTCAATGACAAAGGTATCGGTCCAGTCCCATCGCGATGGAAAGGAACTTGCACCAGAGGTTATGATTTCAAATCATCCAGCTGTAACAG GAAACTGATTGGAGCAAGGTTTTATGACGAACCTGGAGAATCAAAAACACCTTTTGTGGGCACACCTAGGGATCACGACGGGCATGGTACTCACGTTGCAGCCATAGCAGCAGGGAGTTCAGTGGCAGGTGCATCCTATTACGGCATAGCAGGAGGAACAGCCAGGGGCGGGTCTCCAGGGTCAAGGATTGCAGTGTACCGTACATGCACGCCTTATTCTGGATGCAGTGGATCGAAAATTATGAAAGCATTTGATGATGCTATTGCAGACGGGGTCGATATCATCAACTTATCATTTGGTCAACCAGCTGGAGCAGAGTTTGAGTTCTCGAAAAATCCTATTGCCATTGGAGCCTTCCATGCTATACAGAAGGGCATTTTCGTTGTTGCCTCTGGTGGAAATGATGGGCCTTCACCGGAATCTGTTGTCAATGTTGCTCCTTGGATTTTCACAGTTGCTGCAACAACTATTGACAGAAACATTGAAACACATATTCCCTTGGGTGGAAACATACTAATTAAG GGTGGAGGTATTAGCTTTTCCGATCTCAAGAAATCTCCAGTTTATCCGTTGGCAGACAGTGTATCGGTCAAAATAGACTCGGAGTTTGTTTATGACGGTGAAGCAAG TGACTGTGAACCAGATAAACTAGACGAACACAAAGTCAAgggaaaaattattatatgtgaCCATCTCGACGATTACTATTCACTCGAAGAAAGGCTGGATGAAGTGAAGAAAAAGGGTGGGATCGGATTTATACTAAGTCTTCCTGATGATGAGCTCATAACAGCACCTAAAATGGGATCATTTCCGGGGGCAGTAGTCACTCAAGGAGACGGCACAAAGATTCGTTCTTACATCAACTCAACAAT GAACCCGGTGGCAACAATTCTACCAACTGTTGGTGTAGATAATTTCAAACCGGCTCCTGTTGTGGCTTTCTTCTCATCAAGAGGCCCTAATTATAACACTCGAAACCTCCTAAAA CCGGACATTGCAGCTCCAGGGACAGCAATACTTGCAGCTTGGACCGCTAGTAACGACACAGATGTAACTCGGTTTGGCCAACAACCACCGCTATTTAACATCGAGTCAGGTACTTCCATGTCTTGTGCTCATGTTTCTGCAATTGTTGCAACACTGAAGTCTCAGAATCCCTCGTGGAGTCCGTCAGCAATCAGATCAGCTATAATGACCACAG CTTTTCAGCAAAGCAATACAAAGAGTCCAATAGATCTCAATGGAAACGCAGAATTCCTTGCCACGCCATATGATTTTGGTGCAGGAGTAGCAACTCTGTCTGGACCATTGCAACCAGGTTTGGTTTACGAGACCGAGATCACAGACTACCTGCAATTCCTCTGCTCTCAAGGATACAACACATCAACAATAAAACTCATCTTGAAGAAACTTCCAGACAATTTTTCATGCCACGCAAACTCGAGTGATGAGTTGATGTCTAACATGAATTACCCATCAATAGCCGTTTCTCTGTCCAAAGTAAGAAAAACGAAGAAAGTTATCAGAACTCTAACTAGAATTGGTGATGAAGAATCAGAATATACAGCAACCATAACAACACCAGATGTGTTGAGAGTCGAAGTTAGTCCAAAGAAATTGAAGTTTACAAGTGACAAGAAGAAACTGAGCTATCAAGTGACTTTTAAAGCAATGTCTAGAGAGAAAGAATTTTTCGGATCAATTACATGGTCGAATGGTAAGTACAAGGTTCGAAGTCCATTCGTTGCctcgttttggtaa